TTTCCCGGCGGATGATCGCAGGATGCTTTGAAGACAAACCAAATGTTTTGAAGCCAAATCATTTTCGTGGAGCGCGACGCGGACCGTGTGCCAGCAGCTGAGCGGGCGAGCCGCGTGAATGTGGATGGGCCGCGCGGCGGACTCGTGTACCTTGATCGCGCGCTTCCACGCAGAAGGTCGAACGTGCCCATCCGGACGCCGTCTCCCCGTCTTCTCCGCTCCGCTTCCTCCCCGAAGAATCCGCTTCCCCTCGCCGCGCCGTCGGTTCCCGCCGCACGGCCCGCGACTCCGGGTTCCCTGTCCGCCACCACGGCCACCGCGCGCCTCGCCTACGAGGTGCTGATGACCCTGGATCTCGATGGCGATGGTCGCCTCACCGCTCGTGACGCCGAGCGCGCCCGCGAGAGTGGGCAGCGCTTCGCGGTGGAGCTGGTGCTCGGCCCGGGGGCCCGCCTCGAGCTGGCCGGGGCGGAGCGGCTCGCGCACGCCGCGGACGTCCTCTCCGAGGAGGTGCTCGAGGGGCGGGGCGATGAGCCGGGACTGCCCGTGGAGCGGATGCTCACCCCACGCACCGAGACGATGCGGCGGCTGATCGACCAGGGCTGGGACGGACTCGTCCGCCGCTCGGACCGGGCCGAGGATCTGAAGAAGGCGCTCGCGGTGATGCCGGTGAAGGACCCGGAGGGCCGGCTGCGCGTGTACGTCCCCGCGCGCGATCGCAAGGCCCTCAAGAAGCTGCGTGCCGAGGCCCGGCGCTCCGGCGGCCTGGAGATGGTGCCGCTCCAGAAGCCTCGCGGGGCCGAGGACTGGCGGGCGCTCATGCGCGCGCCGGGGATGCTCTACCTCCCGCGCCCCTACATCGTCCCGGGTGGCCGCTTCGTGCAGATGTTCGGCTGGGACAGCTACTTCAACGCTCGGGGCGCCCTGGCCTCCGGCCGCTACGAGCTCGCGAGGGATCTGCTCGAGAACCAGCTCTACGAGATCGAGCACTATGGGAAGATCCCCAACTCGAACCTCAGCTACCACCTGTCGCGGACCCAGCCGCCGCTCATGCCCCGGCTGGCGCTGGAGCTCCACGCGGTGCGCCCGGACCGGCGCCTGCTGAAGCGGGTGGCGAAGGTGGCCGAGCAGGAGCTCGAGAACGTCTTCCGCACGGGCCCGCGCGCCACGCCGAGCGGGCTGTCCCGCTACAAGGACGACGCCGAGGGGCCCGACGCCGAGGATCTGTCCGCGTTCTACGCTGGCTCGCGGCCGGACGACGCCGAGTTCCACCGCCACGACCGCGCCATCCGCGAGAGCGGCTGGGACATGTGCCACCGCTTCGGCACGGCCACGCACCACCACGAGCCGGTGTGCCTCAACTCGCTGCTGTTCCAGTACGAGATGGATCTCGCGGAGATCCTCCGCCTGGTGGAAGGGGAGGACTCGCTGCGGGCGGCCCGGTACGCGAAGGCGGCGAAGGCCCGGGCGCGCACCATGCGCACGCGCTTCTGGGATGCCGGGCGGGGGATGTTCTTCGATCACGACTTCGTGGCCGGACGCCGCTCGCGCTACGAGTCCCTGGCCACCTTCTATCCGCTGTGGACGGGCTGGGCTTCCCGGGAGGAGGCCGCCGCCGTGGCCGCCGCGCTCCCGCGCTTCCTCCATGACGGAGGCCTGACCTCCAGCACCCGCGCCTCGCGCGAGGCCGCCGGTGGAGAGGCCCTGCAGTGGGACTGGCCCTTTGGCTGGGCGCCGCACCAGGTCATCGTGGTGGAGGGACTGCGCCGCTACGGCTTCCACGCCGAGGCCGATGCGGTGGCCTACCGCTGGGTGTCCATGATCCTGGACATCGCGGGGAGCCACAACGGCCTGGTGAAGGAGAAGTATGACGTGGTGAGCAGGTCCGCCGAGGTGGCCGTGGAGTACGGCAACCAGGGCGCGGATCGCGGGCCGCTGCTGGCGCCCCGGTCCGAGCGGACGCTGGGCTTCGCCTGGACGAATGCCTCGGTGTTGCTGCTGCTGAACGGCTTGTCCCCCGAGCTGCGCGAGGCGCTCGATGCCGGCCTCCCCGCCGACAGCGTGCTCGGGCCTCCGCGCGACCAGGGCGGCAGCGGCCGTTCCCGGAAGAAGCGCGGCGCTCGCATCGCCGCGTGAGGGACCTCCCGGGCGCGTTTCGTACGAACTGGTCTGATTGTCGGACCAGTTGCCGACGAGCGCGCCCGGACCGCCCCCTCCCGGGTGTCCCTTCTCGTATCAACCCGTCGTGACCGTGACGGCCCGGGCGGCCGCGCGGACGGCGGGGCGCGGATGCTGGCGCAGCTCGCGCAGGAGGTTCCGGGCCTCGGCTCCGCGCCAGTACCGGCGCGTGCCCGCCTCGCGCACGAGCTCCAGTGCCACGAGTGGCGCTCCGGTTCGCACGCGGGCCGCCACGTCCAGCAGCAGCTCCGGTGCGCACTCCTCGTTCGCGAACTTCATCACCGACGCCACCATGGACGCGAGCGCCTGGGCGAAGAAGGGCTCCTCGCGGGTCTCCGCCGCCAGCCCGAGCAGCACGTCCGCGACCGGGCCCGCCTCCTTCCAGGTCAGACAGTGCACCCGGATCCGGGCGGACAGGGGCCACAGCGCGGCGTCCCGGGTGAGTACGCGCGCCACCTCGGCCAGGCGCGGACGCAGGCCCAGCACCACCGGACGCGGCTGGACCAGCAGCGCCTCGATGAGCTGCTTCAGCCGGTTGAACGCGGGCAGATCCCCCTGGGGCCCGGCGTCAGGCTCCTCCTGCATGGAGGCGGAGACGAGCGCCGCCACGCAGTCCACCACCTGCTCGAAGGCGCGCCCATCCAGCGTCACCAGCACCAGCGCCAGGGTGGCGGCATTCCACTCGTCCCCGCTGGAGAGATCCACGATGCGCGCCGCCGCGAGCCGAGCCACCCGCTCCTCGAGTCCCGCCGCCCAGTGAATCAGCGCATGGAAGGTCCGCTGGCGCACCTCGGAGTCCGGGTGGTCCACCAGTTGGAAGAGGAGCCCGGCGTAGCGGGGACGGAGCCGGGCGGGGAGCGCCTCGGGAGGCTGCTTGAGGAGACTCCGGGCCACGTACGGATCCGGGTCGCGGACCAGGATCTCCATCATGTCCCAGGCGGACTCCTCCGTCTCCAACAGCCGGCGCGCGGCGTGGCCCATGGCGATGCACACGTCCCGGTGGACGTGGGGCTTGTCCCATTGCTGGCGCAGCAGGGCCAGGGCGCGCGGATCCCGGGCGGTGGCGAGCTGCCGCACCAGCTCCTTGTGCACCGTCACCTTCAGTCTGTCGCGCGAGAGCAGCGAGGCCAGCGTCCCGGTGCGGTGGGAGGGGGACAGTTGCTCCAGGATTCCGGGCAGCACGTACATGGCCACCCGCGCGCGGTCCCCGTCCAGGTGCTCCAGCAGCAGCGGGAGCGCGGACCCGGGCCGGTCCAGCCGGCCGAATGCGCCGAGCACGGCCTCCACCGTGGGCACGTCATTCCACCCGAGGAAGGGCTGGAGGTGCTTCTCCGTCACCACCGGCAGCCGGGCCAGGGTGTACAGCACGTCCGTCCGCTCCCAGTCACAGAGCACCTCATCGTTCGCGATCCGCAGGAGCAGCTCCCGGTAGCGCTCCTGGTGCCGGGGCAGCCAGCGGTGGAAACCTTCACGCAACACGGGCACCCAACCCCGGCCGTCCACGGCGAAGCGGCCCTCCAGCGGGCGGCCCTCGAGGTAGGGCTCCAACGACTCCGGCCGGTGCCGGTGAAGGTGCGCGAGCACCCGC
This is a stretch of genomic DNA from Archangium violaceum. It encodes these proteins:
- a CDS encoding alpha,alpha-trehalase; the encoded protein is MPIRTPSPRLLRSASSPKNPLPLAAPSVPAARPATPGSLSATTATARLAYEVLMTLDLDGDGRLTARDAERARESGQRFAVELVLGPGARLELAGAERLAHAADVLSEEVLEGRGDEPGLPVERMLTPRTETMRRLIDQGWDGLVRRSDRAEDLKKALAVMPVKDPEGRLRVYVPARDRKALKKLRAEARRSGGLEMVPLQKPRGAEDWRALMRAPGMLYLPRPYIVPGGRFVQMFGWDSYFNARGALASGRYELARDLLENQLYEIEHYGKIPNSNLSYHLSRTQPPLMPRLALELHAVRPDRRLLKRVAKVAEQELENVFRTGPRATPSGLSRYKDDAEGPDAEDLSAFYAGSRPDDAEFHRHDRAIRESGWDMCHRFGTATHHHEPVCLNSLLFQYEMDLAEILRLVEGEDSLRAARYAKAAKARARTMRTRFWDAGRGMFFDHDFVAGRRSRYESLATFYPLWTGWASREEAAAVAAALPRFLHDGGLTSSTRASREAAGGEALQWDWPFGWAPHQVIVVEGLRRYGFHAEADAVAYRWVSMILDIAGSHNGLVKEKYDVVSRSAEVAVEYGNQGADRGPLLAPRSERTLGFAWTNASVLLLLNGLSPELREALDAGLPADSVLGPPRDQGGSGRSRKKRGARIAA